TGCATCGTCCCACATACTAGAGGCGATGAAATTTCCATCCCCTCAAGCCTTATCTTAAAAGAGGTAGAAAAGGCTGCAAAAAGCGGTGCAAAAGAGATATTTTTACTAGGGCAAAATGTCAATAACTACGGCAAAAGATTTTCAGGCGTGCAAGAAAATATCGATTTTAGCGACCTTTTAGTAAAGATAAGCGAGATAGAGGGCGTTGAGAGGATAAGATTTACAAGCCCTCACCCGCTTCATATGGATGATAAATTTCTTGAAATTTTCACTAATAACCCAAAAATTTGCAAGTCAATGCACATGCCACTTCAAAGCGGAAATACCAAAGTTTTACGCGAGATGAAGCGCGGATACACGAAAGAGTGGTTTTTAGACCGTGCGCTAAGACTTAGAAAGATGTGTCCAGATGTGAGCATCTCAACTGATATCATCGTCGCATTTCCAGGCGAGAGTGATAGCGAGTTTGAAGATACGATGGACGTGCTTGAGCAAGTTAGATTTGAGCAAATTTTTAGTTTTAAGTATTCGCCTCGTCCGCTTACAAAGGCAGCTACTTTTACAAATCAAATAGATGATAAAACCGCTTCAGAAAGGCTTACTCGCCTACAAAATCGCCACAATGAAATTTTAGACGAGATCGTGGCGGCACAAAAAGATAAAATTTTTGATGTATATTTTGAAGAGCTAAGAGCAAATGGCGGCGTTGCTGGGCGAAGTTTTAATAACTTTTTAGTTCAAGTTGATGGCAGCGAAGAGCTTCTTGGCACTACACAAAAAATCAAGATCACAAACCCAAAACGAATGGTTTTGTATGGCGAGCTGCAAATTTAAAAGTGCCCTTGAAAAGCTCGCCCTAAGCGTTGGCGTCTTTTTCATCTACATTTTGATGTGGCTCATTTTTTTAACCTGCAAAAAGAGCTACACTCCAAATTTCTTACCACAAAATGGCTGCGTTGTCGTCTTTTGGCACGGCAGGCTTAGCTTTATGAGCTTTGCTTACAGACGCTGGTGGAGCAGTCAAAATAGAAAACAAGGCAAGGTGATAATCAGCGACCACAAAGATGGCGAGCTAATCACCAGAATAATCAAATTGTTTGGCATCGGCACCATTAGAGGCAGCAGCTCAAAAGGCGGCGCAAGAGCACTGATAGAAGCTTTAAGAGAGATAAAGCAAGGCCACGACGTCATCATCACGCCAGATGGTCCAAGAGGACCAAGGCACAGCGTGGCAGACGGAGCTGCGGTGATCGCACAAAAGTCATCTTGCGAAATTTATGCTCTAAATTTTGAAGCAAGCTCGTTTTGGGAGTTTAAAAGCTGGGATAATATGATACTTCCAAAGCCATTTTCAACTATAGATTTTAGCCTCTCAGCTCCTTTTAGTGTGGAAAATTTGGAGCAAAAAGATGCAAAAGAGAAGATACAGAATGAGCTTTGGCAAGCCTCACAAAATGATGGTGGCAAAAGCGTGGAGCAAAACCAAGAGGATTTTAGATCAAATTTAAAAATTTGGTGGAAAAAGTATGCGCATAAAAATCCACAAATCAGCGACGAGATAAGAGAAATTTTGGATGAAATTTATGAAAAATAAACTATCTATTTTTATAGCCATCTTTCTAATTGTTTTATTCGGACTATTTTTTTATAGCGACAACTCCTACAAACTCGCCCTTGAAGCAAAATTTTTATACGAAAACAAAGAATACGAAAAGGCCTTAAATTTAAGCCAAAAAGCACTTGATATAGATATTTATAACAAAATGGCAAATACTGTGCTAAATCAAAGCAAGGCTGCTATCAAATTTAGCTCATACATAAAAAATGGCAAAGAGTATCTTGAGCGTATCAAAAAAATGAGCCAAAGTAGCGTCAGCAAGGCTGATAGTGAGCGCATTAAGATGATGTGTGATGTGATGATAGAGGATTTTGACGACCTTAAAAACTCGGCCCTACTTGATAATGAACTAAAAAATGAAGCTTTAAATACAAAAGAGATTTTCGTTAAGCTTAAAAACGAGCTGTTTTAAACTTATTTAATCCCTTTTTAGCTACCATAACGAAAATTATGCACTAAATTTAGGAGATTTATGTCTTTTAGCGTTAAAAAGCTTTTTTCTAACCTTTTTTTAAGCGTCGTGTTGGAGGGCAATGAGTGCATATTCTTCGGTCAGGTCTTTAGAAATGGCAAACTTTTAAAAACCATAAACGCCAAATTTACAGATATAAATATCGATAATATCGATGAGAAAATCATAAAATACATAGAAGAGCAAGAAAAAGCATATTTTGGCGTATATGTCTCAGTTTTTTTTAACGACGACTCGCAAGGCGCGCTTCCTAGTGTTAGCTTCGATGAATACAAAAAATTTAATATAAATGCTAAAAATCTTACAAGCCTTATCATGCAGAATAGTTGGAGTATTTATGCAAATTTAAACGCTATAAAAAAATATAAAAATTTATTTGGACAAGATAGTGTAGATCTCATCTACTCACCTATTGCCCTACTCTTTCACGAGCTTTTAAAACGCGGAATTTCTCCAAAAACTACACTTTATCTTTATATCCATGCACATTCGTTTACGCTTGCGATCTTTAAAGATAAACAAATGAAGTTATCCACTTTTTTAAATATGGCTGGCGTTGAAGAAACCAACCAGGAAGCTGAAAGCCTAAAAGAAGAAGATATAACAGATATTGACAACTTAATCATTAAAGAAGAAAATGACGCAACATCGCTTGATGATTTTAAAAGTTTAGATGATTTTTTAAGTGATGATAAACCAAAAGAATTTGAAGATCTAAATTATGAACTAAATATGCCAGTTTCTACAAATGTAGAAAAATCGGTTGCTATTTTTGGGTATGACATGAAGATGTTTGATTACATCGTAAAGGCTGTAAAAGAATTTTACGAAAATCCTCTCTACGGCGGCGATTTTATTGAACAAATAATTGTTTTTGAAAACACAAAAACAAGTGCAACCTTTTTGCAATATCTGCAATCTGAGCTTTTAGTGGAGACTTCGGTGTATCCAGTGAATACAAATCATATTATGAATGAAATCATGCAAGAAGAGATAATATTATGAGATTTAGCTTTATTGCTCCGGAACCAAGACCACTTATATCTATCTTTAGCAAAATTTGGCTAAGCCTTATAAGCTTTGTGTTTGTGGCTCTTTTGGCAACAAATTTCTTTATACTTTACAAAAATTATTCAATTGAAAAAAATATAAATTTTTTATCAAATGAGCAAAAAGAACTTAGTCAAAAAATAGTCACAACAGATGAAATTTCAGCTAAACTCGCCGTACAAATAGAATCTGCAAATGATATTTTCACATCAAATTCTATTCTCAAGCAAAGCTTGCACAATCTTTTTGATCTAGTGCCTGACAGTATAACGCTTGAAGAGGTTTTTATGGATAAAAACTCACTCATCATTCGTGGTATAACGCCGACAAAAGATGTATTTAATCAGCTTCTAGCTTCACCTTTAAGATCTATTTTTACGACTTCAAATACTAGCTTTTATCAAAGTAAAAACGGCTGGTACGGCTTTATAAGCACAAACAAAATTGGTAATTCTGAGGGATATAATGAGTAAAAAAGATACGAGCTTAGAAAAAATAGATCCCGTCAAGCTTTTACTTTTTATATTTGCTTTTATTATAGTTTGTTTCATTATGATATTTGGCTTTATCGTACCAAATATAAAAGAATTTAAAAGCCTAACTAGACAAAATTATTCACAGACCTCATCTTATACAAAAGTAAAAAATGAATTTGAAGCTAATTTTAAAGCCCTTGAAGCAACCAAACAAAAAGATGGAGCTATCATTTCAGCTTTTGAAACTAAATTTGATAAAGATAAATTTATAGAATTTGCCTCTAAATTTTTCAGTGAAGTAAGACTTAGTAAAATAGAAGAAAGTGATAATAACGCTAGTGAGAAATTTTTCAGATTTCGCCTAAATGTAACTAGCTCTCTAAGGACACCACAAAAATTTTATGACTTTTTAGATGCGCTTAGTAGCTATGACAGTATCGTAAAGACCGAATTTCCTATCGTCATGAAAGGCGAAAAGGATAAAATCCATACTACTTTTAATATAAAAGTTTTTGGATTGAAGTAAAATTTTAGATTTCATTTAATAAAAAGCTACAAACAGATAACATTTCTCTCAAGTTCTTAGTTATAGAAATCATATTTTTATAGACATAAATTTATGTATTTCATCGGTATTGATATAAGCTCAACATCTACAAAAGTAGCAATACTAGATAATCAAGATAATTTTTGTGATCTATTTTTGTTATCAAGTAGTTTTAGTGTCATAAAAATAGTACGCGATATAAAAGAAATTTTAGAACAAAAAGGCTATCAATATGCCTCGATCGTAGCTACTGAATATAGAGCAGAAGCGGATGTAGTAGCTTTTGAAAGCTGTACAGGAACTACAAATTTTAAAAATAATATGAGTACACAAGGTAACCTTGTAGAAAATATCGCCAAACGTTACTTAAAGACGCCCCTCTTCTGTAATGTACAAAAACGACGCAATATCTGATGCTATTAAAAATTTGTAGATGAATATAAAGCAGATAGTGCAACAGATATCGTTTTAAGCGGCTGTCACACTTATGCAATAGAAACAAACAAGATAAAAGAAGCTAGTAAAGAAGCTGGTGCAAGCTATATGAGCCTTGAGGACTGACTACCCCCAAACAAGATGTTGTCCGGATTTGCACACATTTGAAGGCATTTTTAGAATTTCTCGAATAAAACATCAAATTTTAAAAGACTCAAAAAAGAGCCTTTGTTGATTTATTGCGAATTTTTAGAATAGTATTTTGCTAGTATTACTTTTTATCCACGCATTTGCCAAGCTGACAAGCTCTTTTGTAAAGTGCGTCTGCTTTTGCTTCATCGCCGCTTAGCTTTGCAAGCAAAAAGCATGACTGAGCATACTCAAGCTCGCAGCTCTTAGCCAAAAGCCTTAGCACTCTAGCCTCAGCCTTGTTTCTATCTATCTTATGAGTTTTTAAATTTTCGCTTTCGATGTAAGACTTTAGCCCCATTGCTTCGTTATAGCAGCCAACGCCATCACCGCTATCACAAGCTAGTTTATATAGTCTTAAGGCTTTTTCCATATCTTTTTGCTCATCAACAAGCCCTTGCTCATAAATTTGACCCAAATTAGAACAAGCCGTCGCAAGACCAGCATTGCAAGCCTTTTCGTAGTAGCCTTTTGCTTTTACAAAGTCCTTTTCGTTACTAAAATTTACGGCTAAATTGTTGCAGTCGATGCTATTTCCACTTTCACAATTTTGTATCATCTTCTCTTTTTCAAGCTCAAGACGCTCTGCCCTCGCCTCTTCATCACTTTGCCAAAAGCCAAAGCTTACCATCTTTTGCCACGACCAGCAACCACCAAGCATAAAGCCCATAGCCAAAATAAGACCAAAATTTAAGACCTTTTTCACTTACATTCCTAGCTTTGTACCTAGTCTTTTCATCTGCGGGCATGCCTTGCTTAGCCCACGAAAGCAAGCAACTTTATAAATTCCATAAGCCCTTTTTTCGTCTTTATTGACACCAAGACCAAGCTCGTACATCGCTCCGATATTGGCACAACTTGGCAAATCGCCAGCATTGCATGCATTTGTATAAGCTTGCATTGCTAAGTAATAATCTAGCTTAACGATCTCGCCTTTTCTATAAGCATTGCCTAAATGATAGCAAGCTTGCATGCCTCCGCCATTGCAACTTTCTTTATAAATTGAAATTGCCTTTTTTGGATTTTTTTTAACTCCAAGTCCAAGCTCATAAAGAGTGCCCAAATTTGCACAACCGACTTGCACCTTAGCATCGCAAGCTTTTTTATAATTTGTTAAAGCATTTTCATATTCTTTTAAAAGCTCGTAATTTACACCCAAATCGTTGCAAGCTTCCGCATCGCCTTCTTCGCATTTTGGTATTAAAATTTCGATCGCATTTCTTGAAATTTGCTCTTTATTTTGCACTATTTTTTCATCCTTTGGTTGCTGCCACGAATCATCTTGTTTTTGTCCTACACCAATCACGTTTAAGCAGCCAGTGAAAAATAAAGCCGATAAAAGCAATAAATATTTTTTCATTCTTTTCCTTTTAAAATTGTCCAAATAAGTCATTTAGTGCTTCACTGATGCTTGGATGAGTAAAAATTTGATTTTTAAAGAAATTTGCGTTTGCTTTTAAATTCATCGCAATTGCGATTTCATTTATCAGCTCATTTGCATAGATGCAGTGAAAGCTAGCACCCAAAATTTCTCCACTTTGCGCGTCAACGATAGCTTTTAACATACCTACATCATGATTTAGTACTTTTGCGCCTGGTACTGTTGCCATGCTAAGCTTTAGCTCTTTAAAATTTAGCCCAAGCTTGCTAGCTTCTTTTGCATTTACGCCGACTCTTGCTAGTGGAGTGTCGGTAAATAGCACATTTGCATGAATACTTCTATTTTTGGTATTTCTCTTTTTATCACCAAAAATTTGTGAATAAACTATCCTAAAATCATCTAAGCTCGTATAAGTAAAAAGCTCTCCGCCGCGCACGTCGCCTACCGCATAGATGTTTGGCACATTTGTTTGAAGATTTTCATTTGTCTTTATAAAGCCTTTTTCATTTAGCTCAACACCAGCAGCTTTTAAATTTAAATCATCCACATTTGCCACTCTGCCAAGCGCTATCAAAAATGCATCGGCTCTAAGGCATCTTTGCTCACCATTTTGCTTGAAATTTAATACATTTTCTTTAATGCACTCTATCTCGCAACCCTCTAAAATTTCAACACCTTGGACTCTAAGAGCTTCTTTTACGCTATTAGCTATATCATCATCTTCGTTTTTAAGTAGTTTTGAACGTCCTACGATAGTCACTTTTGAGCCAAAATTTGCAAACATTGATGCAAACTCTATACCGATAAAACCACTACCGATAATGACAAAATGCTTTGGTAAATTTTTTAGATCAAGCAGCGTTTGGCTTGAAAATACATTTGAATTTGCGACCTCAAAAGGAGTATCTGCCTCTTTTGAGCCACTATTTATGATAATAAAATCGCCCTCTATTATCTTTTTCTCACCACTTGGCGTTGTTACAAGTACGCTATTTTCACTAGCAAATGAGCCAACACCATCGATCACATCGATATTTTCTTTATCATTTAGCATTGCGTAGTTTTTAGTATTCAAAGCTGAGATTAGTTTATTTTTATTTTCCACACTAAGTGTGTAATATTCGCTTTCAACGCTATTATTTACAAATTTTGCCTCTTTAGCGGCTGTTATTAGACGTTTGGTTGGTATGCAGCCAACATTTATGCAAGTGCCTCCATACATCTTTGGCGATCTCTCTACAAGAGCTACTTTTTTGCCAAGTGCGGCAGCTTTAACCGCTAGCGTTTTGCCAGCTTTTCCAAAACCAATAATTACAATATCATATTTCATTTTCAGTCCCTTATCTTTCCCATTACATAATAAGTTGTTTCATTTATCTTTTTTAGCTCCATTTTATATTTATTAGCCCAGTTTTTTATAATCTCATCAACTCGCTCTTTTATTTCATTAACGGTAGCTACATTTTTTATCTTTAGTCTATCTTCACTTCCACTCATCGCCACAAAACAAAGGTGTGGCTTTAAATGATCATTTAGTTCGATTATGCTCTTTGGCAAAAGACCATCAGTATTGTTTAAAATTCTACACATTTGAGCAGTGGTCGTTTCATTGACGTTATAGCCAAGCTGGATTAAAAGTGCATTATGATCCATATCGTTCCTTTTGCTTAAAATTTGCAGGCATTATAAGATAAAATTGGATAAAATCGCCTAAATTTTCAAGGACAAATATGAAAAAATTTATCATTTTTGTGTTTAGTGTTTTGCTATTTTGGGGATGTTCATTAGATCAAATTTCACAAAATTTTGGCCTTAGTGAGCCACCACTTGATCCAGAGGTCGAGCAAATAGCAGACGCTATATATCTATACAATGAAGGTAACTATCCAAAAGCTTGCAAGAGATTTTACGACTATGCAAAAGATGGAAATGTTCTAGCCATGCAGCAAACTGGCATTTGCTTTCGTGACGGCAAAGGCTTTAGCAAGGATATCTTAAGGGCACTTTTTTGGTTTGAAACAGCTGGCAGATACGGCAATATAGACGGACTAAGAAGTGCTGGATATATCTACGAGTACGGCCTTGGAGTCAATAAAAATTTAGAAAAAGCGATATATTTTTACGAAAAAGCCACAAGCCTTGGCTCAAGCGAGGCCAGCTATGATCTAGGGCTTATCTATCTAGGTAAAAATAACTATAAAAAAGCGAGAATTTATCTTGATGAGGCTTGCTTTAAAGGCAAAGAAGAAGCCTGCACAAAGCTAAAAGAGATGAAATTTTAGCTCCCATCTCTTTTTGTAAATTTATTACGCTTCAGCCTTTTGAGCGATCAAGACGCCTTCTATCATCTTTTTGATGTCACCATCAAGTATCGCGTCAGTTTGCGAAAATGCCTCGCCGCTGCGGTTATCTTTTACCTGCTGATATGGGAAAAGCACATATGATCTTATCTGATGCCCCCAGCCGATCTCGCTCTTTTCTACGCTGTTGCTCGCTTCTTGTTGTTTCATCAGCTCAAGCTCGTAAAGACGAGATTTTAACATTTTCATCGCTGTAGCTCTATTTTTGTGCTGGCTACGGTCGTTTTGGCACTGTACGACGATGCCAGTTGGTATATGTGTGATGCGAATGGCTGATTCAGTTTTATTTACATGCTGACCGCCTGCACCGCTTGCTCTATAAGTGTCTATCTTTAGATCTTTTTCCTCGATCTCGATCTCTATATCATCATCTACTTCAGGGCTTACCATGACACTTGAAAAGCTCGTATGACGGCGCCCTGCGCTATCAAATGGGCTTGTGCGAACGAGTCTGTGGATACCATTTTCTGCTTTGAAGTAACCATAAGCATTTTCGCCTTTTACGATAAAGCTCACATCCTTTAGCCCAGCCTCATCACCCTCTTGAAAGTCAAGAGTCTCGACCTTAAAGCCTTCGCGCTCGCAAAATCTAAGATACATCCTATAAAGCATGCTCGCCCAGTCGTTACTCTCAGTGCCGCCAGCTCCAGGATGGATCGATACGATCGCATTTTTGCCATCATCTTCGCCACTTAAAAGCATAGAAATTTCAAGATTTACTATCTTTTCATCTAAATTTTTAGCGTCATCAAAAAGAGAATTTATAGTCTCTTCGTCATTTTCAGAATTTGCTAGCTCAAAAAGCTCCTTTGCATCACTTACTGCCTGATTAGCGTCATTAAATTTTGCAAGCATGTTTGAAATTTTTGTCTTTTCTTTATTTAGCGCCCCAGCCTTAGCGATATCTTGCCAAAAATCAGGATCTTGCTCAGTGGCCTCGATCTCTTTTAGTCTAGCCTTGATCTCTTCAGGCTTTACGATAGAGCCTATGTTTTCAACTTTTGTTTGTAGCTTCTTTAAAAGCTCGTTGTATTCGTAACTATCCAAGTTTTTCTCCAAAAATTTTTGCCGATTTTAGCCAAAAGTTGCTTACATTTTTAAATTTACGCCCTTTTAATCCTTTTTTGTTACAATGCCAAGTTAAAATTTCAAACAAAAAGAGTCAAAATGCAAATCATAAGAACTATAAAAGAACTTGAAAATTTCGTCTCTAGCACAAGTGCAAAGATCGGTTTTGTGCCGACCATGGGCGCACTTCATGACGGACACGTTAGCCTTATTAAAAAATGCGTGAGCGAAAATGAGATAAGTATCGTCTCAACATTCGTTAATCCAACTCAATTTTTACCAGGCGAAGATCTGGACAAATACCCAAGAAACGAACAAAACGACATTAAAATTTGCGAGCAAAACGGCGTTAGCGCTATTTTTATCCCAGATGCCAATGAGCTTTACTTTGAAGATGAGCCTCTAATCATCGCTCCAAAGAAATTTTCAGCCATCTTAGAGGGCAAAACTAGACCTGGGCACTTTGATGGCGTACTAAGGGTGCTAAACAAGCTATTTCGCCTAACTCGTGCAAATAGCGTTTACATGGGCAAAAAAGATACACAACAACTAATCATAGTGCAAAACATGATAAAGACATTTTTTCTAAATGTCAGCCTAGTGGCTTGCGATATCGTTAGAGAGCCAGACGGACTTGCACTTTCAAGTAGAAACGTCTATATCTGCGACGAAGATAAATGTAACGCTCTAAGGCTTTCAAGATCGCTAAATAAAGCACAAAATTTGATCCAAAATGGCGAGGAAGACACAAGCGAGATCAAAACAAAGATGCTTGAAGTGCTAGAGCCGTTAAAGGTTGATTATGTCGCTATTACGGATAGAAATTTAAATGAAATTTCCAAAATAGAAAAAAATAACACCATCATTTTAGTAGCAGCTTACGTTGGTAAAACTAGGCTAATAGACAACATCTGGATCTAAAAATGCCAAAACTTCACTTAATTTCACTTGGCTGTAACAAAAATTTAGTTGATTCTGAGATCATGCTTGGCAGATTGCAAAACTACGATATCACAGACGATATCAGTGATGCTGACGTTATCATCGTAAATACCTGCGGCTTTATCAAATCTGCCAAAGAAGAGAGCATACAAACCATACTTGAGATGCATGAAGCTCGTAAAAATGGCTCCTTGCTAGTAGTGACTGGCTGTCTTATGCAGCGCTACAAAGATGAGCTTATAAAAGAGCTGCCAGAGGTCGATCTCTTTACCGGTGTGGCTGACTATGACAAGATCGATGAGATCATCTTAAAAAAGCAAAATTTATTTAGCCCGCAAACTTATCTGCAAGCAAATGAAGAGCGTGTGATAACTGGCTCAAACTACCACGCCTACATCAAAATTTCAGAGGGCTGTAACCAAAAATGTAGTTTTTGTGCCATTCCAACTTTTAAAGGCAAACTAAAATCACGCTCGCTTGAAAACATCGTAAACGAGGTCAAAAATCTAGTCAAAAAAGGCTACTACGACTTTAGCTTTTTATCTCAAGACTCGAGCTCATATATGCGCGATCAAGGCGTTAGCGACGGGCTTATAAATTTAATAGACGAGATAGAAAAGATAAAGGGCGTAAGGAGTGCCAGGATACTTTATCTCTATCCAAGCACGACCAGCAAGGAGCTAATTGAGCGTATCATCGCCTCGCCTGTCTTTCACAACTACTTTGACATGCCGATCCAACACATCAGCGAAGACATGCTAAAGATAATGAAGCGTGGAAGTGGCGCTAAAAAAATCAAAGAGCTTTTAAATTTAATGAGAAATGCCGAGAATTCATTCTTACGAACTGGTATCATCGTTGGTCATCCAGGAGAGAGCGAGGAGGATTTTGAGGAGCTTTGCGAATTTTTAGAAGAGTTTAAATTTGATAGAATTTCAGCCTTTGCCTACTCAAAAGAGGAGGACACTGCATCTTTTGAAATGGAGCAAATCCCAGCTAAAATCATCTCAAAAAGACTAAACAAGATAGAAAAGATCACTAAAAAATCGATAAATGAGAGCTTGCAAAAAGAGATTGGCAAGCAAATTTATGCTCCTCTTGAGGGCGAAAGTAGCGAGGGCGAGATGTTTTACGCAGCCAAAAAAGACATCTGGGATAAAGATATAGACGGCGAAATTTTAATAAACGAGAGCGATGTAAAAGAACTTGAGATCGGCTCACTCTATCTTTGCGAGGTCACTGACGTGGTCGATCAAAAACTAATCGCTAAAATCATCAAAAAAGCAAAATGATAAGCCAAAATGTGCGAGAAAAGCTAAACCCAGGTGCAAACCTACTAGCCTTCTCGCACGGCATAGACAGCACCGCACTTTTTTACATTTTAGAAGAAGCTGGGATCAAATTTGATCTAGCGATGGTTGATTACAATGTTCGAGAGCAAAGTAAAAGTGAGATAGAAAGCGCAAAAGATCTCGCAGATAAATTTGGTAAAAGAATTTATACCAAAAGTATTTTTTTAGATAAGTCAAATTTTGAAAAAAATGCGCGCGAGGTAAGATATGAGTTTTTTGGAGAAATTTGCCAAAAATTTGACTATGAAAATTTGATCCTAGCGCATCAGTTTGACGATAAATTTGAGTGGTTTTTGATGCAGCTTAGTAAGGGTGCTGGGCTAAAAGAGCTCTTTGGCATGAGCGAGCTTGAAAAGAGAAAGCACTTTTGGCTAGTTAGGCCGCTTTTAAATTTACGCAAAAAAGAGCTTCAAAACTATCTTGATGAGAGAAATTTACGCTATTTTATCGATGAGACAAATTTAAAAGGTGAGTTTAAAAGAAGCTTCATGAGGCTAAATTTTAGTGAGCCATTTTTGGATAGATATTTTATTGGCGTGCAAAAGAGCTTTGAGTTTTTAGAAGCCGATAGACAAATTTTAATGCCAAATATCACAAAAATAAGTGATAAAATTTTTATTATAAAAAATGATAGTAATGTGATACGAGGCATTGATATGGCGGCAAAAGAGCTAAATGTGCTTCTAAGCAAAGCGCAAAAAGAAGAGCTAAGTGCAAATTTAGCAAAGCAAACAAGCGTGGTACTAAGCGGCAAGATCGCTGTCGGATACGCAGACACTTACCTTTTAGTAACTCCATTTTGCAAAGCCATAATGCCAAAAATTTTTAAAGAGAAGGCTAGAATTTTAAAAATTCCAGCTATAAATAGAGGCTATCTTTTTGCTATAAATTTTGATTTATCAAAATTAGATTCTAATAAATATTGAAAGATTTGGCTTTTGCCTGAAACAACTCCAAAGCAAAAGCCAAGATTAATTAAAATAAGCTATTTACGCTTTCATTGTGATATACACGGCGTATCACTTCTCCAAACAAGGAAGCTGCACTTAGCACTTTTATACAAGGAAGCTCCTCTGCTAAAGGTATCGTATCTGTTACCACTAGCTCATCTAAAAAGCCTAGTCTTAGCCTATCATAAGCTGGTCCGCTAAGGACTGGATGCGTACAAAATGCCATAACACTAGTTGCGCCACGCTCTTTAAAAATTTCAGCTGCTTTTACGATCGTGCCAGCTGTATCGATCATATCATCGACTAAAATAACATCTTTACCATTTACGTCACCGATTATATTCATCACTTCGCTCTCGTTTGCTTTTTCGCGGCGCTTATCTACGATAACCATGTCAAGATTTAGATTTTTAGCCAAAGCTCTAGCACGAGCAACACCGCCTACATCAGGACTTGCAACGATTGGATTTGGTAAATTTTTTGCTCTTACATAGTCATTAAAAATGATGCTTCCATAAAGGTTATCAACCGGAATATCAAAAAATCCTTGAATTTGTCCTGCGTGAAGATCCATAGTAACGACTCTATCGATACCTGCTGTTTGCATCATGTTTGCCACTAGTTTTGCAGTGATCGGCACTCTAGGAGCTGCTTTTCTATCTTGTCTGGCGTAGCCAAAATACGGCACGATCGCTGTTATCGAGCTTGCG
The genomic region above belongs to Campylobacter concisus and contains:
- the prfB gene encoding peptide chain release factor 2, producing the protein MDSYEYNELLKKLQTKVENIGSIVKPEEIKARLKEIEATEQDPDFWQDIAKAGALNKEKTKISNMLAKFNDANQAVSDAKELFELANSENDEETINSLFDDAKNLDEKIVNLEISMLLSGEDDGKNAIVSIHPGAGGTESNDWASMLYRMYLRFCEREGFKVETLDFQEGDEAGLKDVSFIVKGENAYGYFKAENGIHRLVRTSPFDSAGRRHTSFSSVMVSPEVDDDIEIEIEEKDLKIDTYRASGAGGQHVNKTESAIRITHIPTGIVVQCQNDRSQHKNRATAMKMLKSRLYELELMKQQEASNSVEKSEIGWGHQIRSYVLFPYQQVKDNRSGEAFSQTDAILDGDIKKMIEGVLIAQKAEA
- the tilS gene encoding tRNA lysidine(34) synthetase TilS; protein product: MISQNVREKLNPGANLLAFSHGIDSTALFYILEEAGIKFDLAMVDYNVREQSKSEIESAKDLADKFGKRIYTKSIFLDKSNFEKNAREVRYEFFGEICQKFDYENLILAHQFDDKFEWFLMQLSKGAGLKELFGMSELEKRKHFWLVRPLLNLRKKELQNYLDERNLRYFIDETNLKGEFKRSFMRLNFSEPFLDRYFIGVQKSFEFLEADRQILMPNITKISDKIFIIKNDSNVIRGIDMAAKELNVLLSKAQKEELSANLAKQTSVVLSGKIAVGYADTYLLVTPFCKAIMPKIFKEKARILKIPAINRGYLFAINFDLSKLDSNKY
- the rimO gene encoding 30S ribosomal protein S12 methylthiotransferase RimO; its protein translation is MPKLHLISLGCNKNLVDSEIMLGRLQNYDITDDISDADVIIVNTCGFIKSAKEESIQTILEMHEARKNGSLLVVTGCLMQRYKDELIKELPEVDLFTGVADYDKIDEIILKKQNLFSPQTYLQANEERVITGSNYHAYIKISEGCNQKCSFCAIPTFKGKLKSRSLENIVNEVKNLVKKGYYDFSFLSQDSSSYMRDQGVSDGLINLIDEIEKIKGVRSARILYLYPSTTSKELIERIIASPVFHNYFDMPIQHISEDMLKIMKRGSGAKKIKELLNLMRNAENSFLRTGIIVGHPGESEEDFEELCEFLEEFKFDRISAFAYSKEEDTASFEMEQIPAKIISKRLNKIEKITKKSINESLQKEIGKQIYAPLEGESSEGEMFYAAKKDIWDKDIDGEILINESDVKELEIGSLYLCEVTDVVDQKLIAKIIKKAK
- the panC gene encoding pantoate--beta-alanine ligase, whose protein sequence is MQIIRTIKELENFVSSTSAKIGFVPTMGALHDGHVSLIKKCVSENEISIVSTFVNPTQFLPGEDLDKYPRNEQNDIKICEQNGVSAIFIPDANELYFEDEPLIIAPKKFSAILEGKTRPGHFDGVLRVLNKLFRLTRANSVYMGKKDTQQLIIVQNMIKTFFLNVSLVACDIVREPDGLALSSRNVYICDEDKCNALRLSRSLNKAQNLIQNGEEDTSEIKTKMLEVLEPLKVDYVAITDRNLNEISKIEKNNTIILVAAYVGKTRLIDNIWI
- a CDS encoding ribose-phosphate pyrophosphokinase is translated as MRGYKIFSGTANIELSKKISQYLSLPLSEASIKRFSDGEISVQIGESVRGKDVFVIQPTCAPTNTNLMELLILTDALRRSSASSITAIVPYFGYARQDRKAAPRVPITAKLVANMMQTAGIDRVVTMDLHAGQIQGFFDIPVDNLYGSIIFNDYVRAKNLPNPIVASPDVGGVARARALAKNLNLDMVIVDKRREKANESEVMNIIGDVNGKDVILVDDMIDTAGTIVKAAEIFKERGATSVMAFCTHPVLSGPAYDRLRLGFLDELVVTDTIPLAEELPCIKVLSAASLFGEVIRRVYHNESVNSLF